In Leuconostoc kimchii IMSNU 11154, one genomic interval encodes:
- the prmC gene encoding peptide chain release factor N(5)-glutamine methyltransferase codes for MTEKHFETPKQFKSVQSARHVTSDKLTATKWYDWDDIRKPIKPGNVKISLLEGRKWAIEELTAVGMPKTDAQDNVDFLLSGALNINYAYLRANITRTMPADLATVWPKWIAKLLANQPVQYILGHAPFYGREFIVDERVLIPRPETEQLVEWILKDVSSQIAQPISVLDIGTGSGAIIETLMLENSDIRGFAADISSDALAVAELNAQRLGLHYLHVIESDVYSAVAGLKFDVIVSNPPYIASTDEDEMDISVLNFEPRTALFAEHDGLAIYELLAEKLDAHLTEHGRAYFEIGYKQGQQVVDIMQQALPQAKITLRQDFAGLDRMIRVEK; via the coding sequence ATGACAGAAAAACACTTTGAAACACCAAAACAATTTAAATCTGTCCAATCGGCACGCCACGTGACGTCTGATAAGTTGACGGCAACCAAGTGGTATGATTGGGATGACATTAGAAAACCAATCAAACCGGGAAATGTTAAAATATCCTTACTTGAAGGTCGAAAATGGGCGATTGAGGAGCTGACTGCTGTCGGGATGCCCAAAACAGATGCGCAAGATAATGTTGACTTTTTATTAAGTGGGGCATTAAATATTAATTATGCTTATTTACGTGCCAATATCACACGCACTATGCCTGCAGATTTGGCGACAGTGTGGCCCAAATGGATTGCCAAACTACTGGCTAATCAGCCAGTACAGTACATTTTAGGGCATGCGCCTTTTTATGGTCGTGAGTTTATAGTTGATGAACGTGTGTTAATTCCACGGCCTGAAACAGAGCAGCTCGTTGAATGGATTTTAAAAGATGTTAGTTCACAAATTGCGCAACCAATTTCAGTGTTAGATATTGGTACAGGTTCAGGTGCTATTATCGAAACATTAATGTTAGAAAATTCTGATATACGTGGATTTGCGGCTGACATTTCATCTGATGCGTTGGCAGTTGCTGAACTGAATGCACAACGTCTTGGCTTACACTATTTGCATGTGATTGAAAGTGATGTGTATAGTGCTGTAGCAGGACTTAAATTTGATGTTATTGTGAGTAACCCACCTTATATTGCGTCAACGGATGAAGACGAAATGGATATCAGTGTGTTGAATTTCGAGCCACGCACAGCCTTATTTGCAGAACACGATGGGTTAGCTATTTACGAGTTGTTAGCCGAAAAATTGGATGCTCACTTGACTGAACACGGTCGTGCTTATTTTGAGATTGGTTATAAACAAGGGCAACAAGTTGTTGATATCATGCAACAGGCGTTACCACAAGCAAAAATAACATTACGGCAAGACTTTGCAGGTCTGGATCGTATGATTCGAGTAGAAAAATGA
- the prfA gene encoding peptide chain release factor 1, whose amino-acid sequence MDPIFKSLQTVVDRYDELNEQLADPEVAGDGQKYMALLKEAGEMRDTVAAYTRYKQVIQEIQDAEDMLDDDELAPLAKEDLNTLRPEKSDLEAQLKILMLPKDPNDDKNIIMEIRGAAGGDESSLFAADLLDMYRRYAEKQRWALSIIDETTTEVGGYKEVAIMISGDNVYSKLKFESGAHRVQRVPSTETQGRVHTSTATVGVMPEFEEIDFELAESDLEEEFFRSGGAGGQNVNKVSTAVRLVHKPTGMMVKMQEERTQIKNRDKARKLLASRVYDFYAQQNEAEYAEKRKSAVGTGDRSERIRTYNYPQNRVTDHRIGLTLNKLDRIMNGDLGEIIDAFVIADQTAKLAELNKA is encoded by the coding sequence ATGGACCCAATATTTAAATCTTTACAAACAGTGGTTGATCGATATGATGAACTTAATGAACAATTAGCTGATCCAGAAGTAGCTGGTGATGGTCAAAAGTATATGGCTTTGTTAAAAGAAGCAGGTGAAATGCGCGACACGGTTGCTGCTTATACACGCTATAAGCAGGTTATACAAGAGATTCAAGATGCGGAAGATATGCTTGATGATGACGAATTAGCACCACTTGCAAAAGAGGATCTTAATACATTAAGACCAGAAAAATCAGACTTAGAGGCACAACTTAAAATTTTAATGTTACCAAAGGATCCAAATGATGATAAAAATATCATTATGGAAATTCGTGGTGCAGCGGGTGGAGATGAATCTTCCTTATTTGCTGCAGATTTACTGGATATGTATCGTCGTTATGCAGAAAAGCAACGTTGGGCATTGAGTATTATTGATGAAACAACAACAGAAGTTGGTGGCTACAAAGAAGTTGCGATCATGATTTCAGGTGACAATGTTTACTCCAAATTGAAATTCGAGTCCGGTGCGCACCGTGTACAACGCGTACCCTCAACAGAAACACAAGGTCGTGTGCATACGTCAACAGCGACCGTTGGTGTGATGCCAGAATTTGAAGAAATTGATTTTGAATTAGCTGAGTCTGATTTAGAAGAAGAATTTTTCCGTTCAGGTGGCGCGGGTGGTCAAAACGTTAACAAAGTTTCGACGGCAGTGCGTTTGGTGCATAAGCCAACGGGTATGATGGTTAAAATGCAAGAAGAACGTACGCAAATTAAAAACCGTGATAAAGCGCGTAAATTACTTGCCAGTCGCGTGTATGATTTTTATGCACAACAAAACGAAGCCGAATACGCAGAAAAACGTAAATCTGCTGTGGGTACGGGTGACCGTTCGGAACGTATTCGAACATATAATTATCCACAAAATCGTGTGACAGACCATCGTATTGGGTTGACATTAAATAAATTAGATCGCATCATGAATGGTGACTTGGGTGAAATTATTGATGCGTTTGTAATTGCCGATCAAACGGCTAAATTAGCTGAATTGAACAAAGCTTAA